TCATCCATCAATGTAGAAGTTGTTGTCAATGACCGTAGTGCGGTGACCGAAACGCCGGCAGAAGTTGTTGATTTGGTCCTGGTCTTGAGCCCGAGCAAATCTTGCCACGATCAGCAAAGCGGCACTAATGGCCACGCAAAACATGGTTTCAAGAGCACGATGGTGCCACGAATGGTAGAAGCAAGGCCGAGATGAAACAAACGGCGGGTACCCACCTACTATCCAGCTGTCGCGGTACACGACATCACAGCTGGGCAAGGCTGGTAATGCTTCACCGCCCGGCATCCTACGATCTGGCCACCTATTTCGGCCCTATGTGGCTTGGAGGCATCATCTGGACGAGCTCCAGATCCAGAAAGATGGAGTATTTTGGACTGCGGACAAGTCTTTGTTCACTGCCGATGTAGTGGTACTGACTGGTCTGCGGTCTGTGATAATCTGCAGCTAGCGAGTATCAAGACAGCCGACGACAGTTGCCAGAGGTCCTACGTTGAAGTACGCCGCGATACACATTCATTGTCATGTGCAACATTGCTGCAGAACGACACTCCGATTTGATACCTGAGCTGGCATGAATTCCGAGAGGTGGTCCCAGGCATAAGCTATTCCTGGAATGGACGAATATCGAATCGCGAAAGCGGGATGCGCTGCGGTCAGAAATGACGGCAGCTGGCCGGAGGCTTCGCTGCAGAAATCCTGACATCTCCCAGTCGCAGGCACTATTGAGCGTGGTGTGAGTGAGCGGTAGCTTGACGGGCACGACCAAGCGAGAGGCTGCATGAACATGCATAATGCCAAGACGAGGAAACGGATCCTACTGGCACACTCCACACTCCTCTATTTGGTACCGTTGGCGCAAGCTCATGGAAGATGTTCGACAGTAGGTCAAAAGTACCAGAGAACTGACGGGGCCGTCGAAAGCGGAGAATCCGCGATGTTGCTGAGGTCCCAGCCCGGTGCCTCAGGCTAGCCACAACCAGATTGTCGCATGCGCGAGTCTGGTATCAAGCTGGATACATTCTTGTTGCACTGCATCCACGTCCTGCATCAGCCAGGACAGTACGTCCTCGATATCCGGCCGTCGGTGGGGAAAATTCACAAGCTTGGAAGACCGGTGTCCTGTGTAGGCATATGCAGCGCCGGTCCAGCGGGGTCGCAGTAGTAATGCCATCTGCCAGGGTAGAAGTTCCAGTGACGAGTCTCGTTTGCCTTCACCCACGCGCAACGTCCAAGTGTATCTGTGAATGCTGCGGATCCGGATGGTACATGTATGAATCATCCTCCAGTTGAGCTTTTGCCATCAAGGTCGCCGGCGTACCACAAACAGGAGTCAGCTTGGCCTGGGCCTGGAGACTTGCATTTCGGGGCTGTATGGCATCGTGAGCCTACACAAGCAGATGCGAGATGATCGAGAAGTGTTGTTGATGTTCGCGAGAAGACGTCGACCAAAGAACGCGCTTGCCATGTCATCCGGAATCAGCCGAGCATGCTCCGAGGGCAGGCTTGGCTCGGCAGGAGCTTCGTCAATGCATACAGCTCAACTGCAGACACCACCAGCAACACACCACCCCTTCACTCCGCTCCGCCATGTTCCTCCGCCGCGCCGCACCCGCGCTCACAAAGCGCGTTGTCTTCCAGCCTGCCATTCGACGATCCTTTGCAGTCTCCGCGCGGAAATGTACGACTGCAATGCCTCCCGAAAACCGCCGACGCAAAACATCGACGATACTAACAATGGGGCAGGGGAGACCAAGGCAAACCCAAAGATCGGCGAGCCAAGCTCTGAGTTGAAGCCGTTCGAAGGTGAGGGACGAGATGGGAGGAGCAAGATGAAGAGGAGTGCGGGCAGTGGCTGATACAGCGGACAAACAGACATCACAAGCGAGCGCGATCTTATGCCACAGGGTGGTAAGCCGGGTACCATTCCCACAGATCTCGAGCAGGCCACCGGTCTCGAGCGTCTCGAAATTCTCGGAAAGATGCAGGGTGTGGATGTCTTCGATATGCGCCCACTCGATGCTTCGCGCAAAGGTGTGCCAGAACACCACGAATCACCAGACACACAGGATACTAATGCCTACCTCTACAAGGCACGCTCGAAGACCCAATCATCGTCAAGTCCTTCGGCGACGAGCAGTACATCGGCTGCACCGGATATCCAGTAGACTCCCACGTCGTTATCTGGCTCACAACCTCCCGCGACCGACCCATCGAGCGCTGCCCAGAGTGCGGAAGCGTGTACAAGATGGAGTACGTTGGTCCACAAGATGATGGACACGGTCACCACGACGACCACGGACACGCAGACACTGATGGATCGCACAACTTCGAGGGCGAGCCAAAGACGATGGCAGATTTCATCAAGCCCGAGTACAGATAGATGCAGCTGAGGAGACCGGAGTGCGCAGCATATGAGGTTTGCCGCGCAAACGAGCAGCTTTGTACAGTATCAGATAGCTGCGACTGTATTCGAGAGGATCAAATGAACAGCCGTCATGGCACGGTCACGTGATGCAGCACAAAATGATGCAGCACAAAGTCGTTGGCTACACTCCGCTGTCCAGAGACGAAGATCAAAATTCGCAACCCCCCAAAACAGCAAGCATTACCGCTGACGACTCCACGCCATCGTACGGGGTCACTGACCACAATATCAGAGACGTCCACACGCGAGCGAGCGCGTCGATCCTATCGCGTCTCCGAGGTCCCTCAACATCTCCAACGCCTGCCGCAGTACCACGTCTTCAACTGTATACTTGAACGGCGGTCTACGACAAACGCCCATTGGCGATCTTGCAGTGAGGATGAGGATAGGGCACTGCACGATGCTCACTCTCCGTCGGTTCAGCTGAAGTCAACCTCCTTCTCCCGACTTCCCGGGTTCCTAGTCGATGTCTCCTGCAACACAAGCCCGCTTTTGCAGAGTGCAGCATCGATGCATCGACACAGACTGACGTTCAGGAGGAGCATGCACCCACCACGTAAGCTTGGCAGCAGATCGACAAAACTCGGGCGATCCGTTTGTCCTAGTCTTGAGCACCCTTGTCGAAGATGGCCATCAATATCACTATATCTCAACCTTTGAGTTCAAAGCAGCAATGCATCAAGCTTTCGGTATAAAGGAGATCACCTGGCCTACCGAACGAGGGTGCGATCAAAGCCACGAGCTCGATGTAGCGCATGAAGTACAAACGAGAACCCCATTGCAGCTCGCGGAGCTGGCCGCAGAGTCGATCTTCAGGATCAAGAGCATGCGAAGTAGAAGGGGTCCAGTATCTATGACCTCTTCAATCTGTCATTGAAGGCCGTCAGAGCATCACGGGGGTCTCCTCTGGAGGCGGCACTGTCGGGAAGAGATGTGTACCTTCTTCTGCTTCGATGCGGTTTTTGTGCATGTGCATCGAAGACAATCAGGCTATGGTGCACGCTCAATGAAGGGAGAGGGCTCGGATCTCGTTCAGAGCCGCAGAACTGGAGCTAAGATGCTCCGAGTTTGAAGTGTAGGTCAGATTGCTGGAAATGCGTCGCACGTAGTGGAAGAAAGGTAAGTGCAGAATGTGAACAGAGTACTGACACCTTGAAACGTCGTGTATGTCGCGCGAGGTGATATCAACATCCACTTTCACGCTCCATGTCATGGTCTGGGAATCATTACAGCTCACACGGTGGGGAGATGGGACTTTACGACGCCCTCGATGCCTCTGAGTACGAAAGGTGAATGGCATTGATCAGCGGGCTTTTCTTTGTGGGATCCGAATTGTGAACGTCGTTAGCAACACACGACGCACCATGGCATTCACAATGCCGCGAAGGAAATAATACATCAGCTTGACATATCCCGCCCTTGACCTGATACTCTATCACTCACCATAGCACACTTTGAAGGGGAATTAGCCAGGCGCGGACCCAAACTTGCACTCAACTCTTACAATCTCGCAGTTCCTTGAAGATTCGTTCACACACCGCGACCAGATCGAAGTCGATCGCCATGGCGAAGTCACGCGGCTACCTCAGACATCACCGCAAGCTCAGAGAGGCGAATCGCGCCAACAGGAAGAAGCTGAGCCTCGCGCACGTTGCTATAGTGGTGAAAGATCATGGCGGCGCACCTCGGGGTTCTGTCCAAGCGGTGGTGTTGCACAGACACGCATCGGAGCCGAAACGGAAGAATAAGGAACGCCACCACAAGCAACGCAACGGCGCTTCGCATCAAGCTCCAGGCTCATACTCTGCCGGCGAGACTCATGTCGGAGTGGACGGTATTCAGATGGATCCTGGAGACAACGTCAACCTCGATTCTGAGGAGGGCTCAAGTATGTCGGACGACCTGCACCAGAGCTCAGCCAACGTCTCGAAGGACGAGACGATGGTGCCGCAAGAAGGAGCAACCCAAACGGTTGTGCACAAGACTGCCGATGACGAAGGAACTCCTGCTGAGAAGGTGCTTGGTATCTATGAGTTTTGCGAGAACATCATGCGTAACCCATCGGCTGAGGATATGTCCAACATACGTGGGCTGAACAGAGACGTGTATGCAACGATTCTCGATTCCAAGACACTTCGTACGACCTCATTTCTGGAGCCAATGCCCAAGAATCAGCAGGAGTTCTGGCTCCACTGCGACAAGTCCATCTATCCAATCGAAGCAGAACGGATCCCCGACCACGCTACCCTCTACCACGATAACGATGAACAGCTCCTCTTACCAAGACAGCTGCACCCTCACGTCGCTGGAGATCACCGCCATGCCTGCGATAGCGGACACCTCAAGTGTCAATTCGGATCCCTCCTCAAAAGCTGCCCGCAAGCCAACGGGAATCTATCACTCTGTCTACAGGTATTGTCCATGCAGTCCCCTGCGGCTCTGCCACAGCTATCAGAAGAAGGAGACAGAATTGGGTTCGTCAGCGTAGCCTTCCCCCGATTTGTTGCTGGCGAGTCAAGCTTCTTGGACGATAGCTTACTTACCCAGCCGCCTTCCATCTCGGTCGTCATAGCTTATAGCGTCACCAGTGATAGCGGATCTATCGTGCACCGAGAGTTCATGGTAGCCAATTTCGACGGCGTGACAATTGGGAATGTGAGGCGGGCAGCTGGGCAGTGCGAGCATGGAGAGGCGGCACTTCGTGGCGATAAGGCTGGCTTGATGGTGTTGGATGAGGAGGGACGTGTAGTGCTGCCGACGTGGGACCAGACGAGCGCGATGAAGCGGTATGGTTCGCTTTATTGCATGGAGAGAGTCCATCAGTGGAATTTTACATAGATGAGAGCTGCTGTGACTGAGCCTATGGGAGACTGGATTGAGTCTGAGCGTGATGAGGACGGGTTGGAGGTGGAGGGGCAGCTTGTTCTTGCCAGGTGAGTGCATTGCGTGCTGTCAATGTTCCTAGGGGAACGGAGACCTTCAAACAGAGCCTATGCTTGGCACTCGCTAGGATTTAGTAAGCCATCTTCTCTGCCGATGACCCCTCACCGATCTGACCGGCTCAAAGCTCCGATGTCACCTCACCTCACCTAAGAGCTGTCGAAGAACAACATCGACAGCATGTCACACCCTGTGTATGTTGATGGTCTACGACATTGCGGAGAGTGTAAGAGTGGTAGGTACCTTCATTGTAGGGCGTGGCTCGCGGTGCTTCTCGTTCATACGTTGAATTTAAAATGTGTTGCGAGGCGGCAGAGCCAGTCCTCGTAAAGCGCCGAAGCTCTTTTCTACTGCTAGAGGTTGTGCTCGTCTATCCGGCTCGGGCGCAATCTGTTTCCTGTTACTAGCACTAGCATCGCTATTGCTTGGGGTTATTATCGCTGTGGTTTAGATCCAACATCGCTGCAGTTAAGATCCGTCCCCTTGTTTCCGGGGGAGACCCCCTAGGGCCCCCTGCCTGCGGCGCTGGCTTGTGGTGAACGTCGCTCCGCTAGGCTCAATGACCTCCGCTCGAGTGTTCGCAGGCTCACACGTCGCTATGGTATTGCGCGGTAGATGTCTGAATCCGTGTTGTAGTGGTGACTGCGCACGGCCTCGCAAGCTCGGCGCATGCCGCAGTCTCCACCTACTCGGATTCAGCCAATCGCTCGCTGCACCGACAAGCTAGCGTTGATTGAGACTCGCTTACGCTCGTCTAATCAACGCTTCGCTTGGTCGGTGCAGCTTCGCCCTTCTGTAACGCGCCTTCGGCGCTAATGATCTCGTACCTCACTCACCAACATCACTCAAAGATCACTTTTTAAGCACATGATAATGATAGTCGTCCCAGGTCACGACGGCTCGCCAGATGGCGTCGAGCTCGAAACACATCCCACAGCTCAGAAACTGGCTGCACGATCACTGGAGTTCTTGAAGGAGATAAAGACTTGTAAGCTGGATCAACTACACATGATTTCTCACAATGACTCACGATCTGTTAGCACACCCGGCCAAGCCCTCGAGAAACGGCTCAACACCGACTACGGCCCCGGCAACGAGTACTACGAAGACTTCTGCACTCTCATCAAAGAAGGTCTGGAAGAAGGATGGGTAGCAACACACGAGATCGATGGGCCTAAGTATCGTCGTGGGAGGGTGAGCTCTCCGCCCGCATCATCCATTGCTGGCTTCCATATCTCACCATTCACAGATCATGCTCCCTTGCCCCGAAAATCTCTACATGTCCCTCACAGCCGTCTACTTCGACTCGCAAGAAGAATTCTCAGGTCAATACCACAAACATCCCTACGGCGAGATCAACTGCGTGGTCCCAATTGACGAGACATTTGAGCTGGAGGGTTTGCCGGTGGGGGAGAATTGGAGGGGCAGGGGATGGACTAGTCCTGGGCCGGGCACGCATCATTATCCACGCAGTCGCGGTGGAAGGGTTGTGGCGTTCTTCTTCTTGGCGAGCGGGAGGATCGCGTATGATGCGAAGCCGGAGGAACCGCAGCCGGTTGCGTACTAAGGATAGGTGGGAGGAGTGGATCAAGTACTGTGGTATTGCTGTAATCGTCAATGGATATTTAGCTGTGGGGTCCATCAAACTTTAGTGTCGGCTTTCGGCCCGATCACTCCCGATGTCGTGCCTGCTCCTCGCGTCTTTGCCTGCTCCTTGGATCATCAACTCTCCTCTCTTTCATTCATCTCGACTTCTTCTTTCCTGCGCGTGCTTGCTACATTCCCATCTCGCCCATTCCATTCGCCATCCAACGCCCTCAGCGGCATCGAAAGACGAGGCTGGCATCTCAGCAAGTCAGCTACGCTTGAGTGGAAAACATCAACGATGTTTCTTATGCGAGCACAGCGGGCTGTCGCAGCACGTCGGGCCTGGCTAAGCGGTGTTTGCTGGAGCAGGCAGGCTCAAGCTTGCCTCGCGACACTCCAAGCAGATCAGAAGTCTGACCGAAAGCTGAAGAGTGTGTCCTTTTTCGCCCCAGGTGAGAGCGGTGCCGCTGGCAGAGCGCGAGAACAACTGAGATTGGAAGTCTTCGGCCAGCGTTCAAATCGCTCTATGCGGCTCGAAGAAGACATCGTCGCGGGTAAAGTCAGCGCAGTGCAATTGCTGGACTCAGCGACGGCAAAAAATACCATGGACTATGAGACACTGCGTGCCTGCCTGAGAGGCCAATGGCGCCGCGTGGCCGAGATCCCTCGTGCAAAACGATCGCAGACGCCCAAGACTGACTCTATCGGGCTGGGAAGAGCAGCATTTACCTGGGTCTGGCAAGATGAGAAGCTGTGGGTTCCGATTCTCTGCAAGGACGAGTACCTTGCTCAGTGTCTTTGCTACTTCGGGGTACTAGACGGGATCCAACATCTTCTAGTCGACTGGCTGGTCGTACACGCAGAATCGGCAGACTCGGAATGCATGAAGTTGACCTCTCGACCACACGCATGGCGTGGCTTTCTGCTACGTGCCATCATTTCGGCACTTTTCTCGCACGACTCAGCGAACAGCGCAGACGCTGCACTGCGATGCTTCTTCACCATTGAAGAACAACGAAAGGCATCTCTTAGCTCTGCTGGTAAACATGAAATACCCCCAGTGACATTCAGGCTCACGGCGGCCACAGTCAAGATTATATGCGAGCTCGTCAGGGGGCACTGTCCGAACACGGATCCAGCTCTGTACGATAGATTTGCTACCTTCTACCAAGACTACAATGGGGATCGTGCCGAAGTCCGACCTCTGCGACTAGCCGCATTATCTCTATATCATCCCACGAGACCCAGCGCCACTGCGACCGTGGATTTCATGCGGAGTCAGCTCTCACATGCCGATGACGCTGGACTGCTACACTTCAGACAACACCATCTTTCTGTATTAGCCGACAGGGAGCTTCCACGATTCTTTACTCGTTTGAAGAATCTGAGTGACGAGGGAGACTCCAAATGGGTATGGGAGCAATATCAAAGACTCTGGTCCCTAAAGCAGTCGTCATTAAAGGATGAAAGCACTCCACAGTTCGCCAATGCGGCTATATCCTTCAAACCTCTAAGTATAAGGAAAATCCGGTGTTGAACTACTGTCATCGCATTGGACAGGTGGTTAGGTGTCGACTCGTACAGAATATGGAGCAAAGCAGACCGGGCAATGATCGGCCGTCCGCGTTGGATCCACACTACACATGAAGGCTCTGGAAACGGCGCCAGAGCATGCCAATGCCCACGTAGCACGAATGTACTATGTGCTGGACCTTCCGCAGTGGTCCAGATTGGGGTGCATATTTCGACAAATGCGTTGCGCGACGCACTCTATACTAGTCTGTACGCTGAGCTACGATCGTTACTGTGTGGATCTGGAGTACAACTGGCGAAGCCATTTGTCTGTAAAGCCATCAGCCTGCCAGCTTAAATTGCCAGCAGTTCTCAAGGTCCTGGGCGGTTTCCTTCTCTCGTGCAGCTTACCCTTCACAGCACGCTTCTCGTCGTCTTGGAGGGACCAGAATGCTCCATGTTGGATCCAGTACCGGTCTTGGGATCCTCTGGCGATCGTCGCAGATGGCGATATTTCTTTGGCCATATGCCCTGTTTACCAGGCGATAAGATGCCTGTGGGCTCGACCGTATCCTGAACATCATCAGCTGCTGGGTTGGGGGTGGATACGAAGTACACTACCTTCAAACTCTCGATGAAGTGCCGATACGCGTGCCCATTGAAATCATTCTGCTCAGCGACCATGTCTGGCCCGATCATGTTAGCGGTCGTTCTACCTTGTCAACATTTTCTGGCTCGCCCATGTGGCTCACATGAGCGCGGTATATTGAGAATCCTCGTTCTTTGCCGGCACAGAATAGTTTGTCAAATATACGATCCACAGCGGCACAGTGCTGCTGGTCCATCTTGTCAAAGACCAGCATGCATATCAACTTGGCAATCTTGTCGTGTACGAAGACCTGGCGCATGCCATCGAAACCCTCTGCTTCACATATGGCCTTGGACGTCACGCTCCATTCTTCGATCACCTTGCCATCCAAGGGCGCGGTTGCAGTACATGCTCCATGCGCACCAGCAGCGCTGTTATTAGGGGAGTTATAGCCCATAGCAGACATGCCCATCAGAGTCGGAACGCCTGCGAACATGGCACCATAGGGTGGAAGAATGTCCGCCGCGTTCAATGATTCCCCATCCTTATCCACGAAGGACTTGCTCCGGAATCTGCGTTTAGCAGAGGGGATGCGCTGAGAGACATTCCCTACAATCTCATCGTAGTACGCTTgattaatatatatatatattgttcATTATGCTGTTGTGGAGCCTGTTGGCCCATGCagctatactacctacttcTAGTTACAAAGGGGAAACTCGTATCATAGAGTGAAAACcccctctcctctcctatacgtTCTTAACCTTGCCTTCTTTCGTGTTTTCCTTGTTGAGGGTacactagtgtcatgggcctGCCCTGATGACTACCCTGTCTGCACCCCCTTGACCTCCCGCCTCTTCTCcatccactcctccgtctcgctagctagcGCGAACTGTTTGAGAAAGCCCTACTGTAGTATCCACTGTGCTATCCGTCTCACGTCTCGCTTGTCCGTTACGATTGACTAGTAGTCGCGTCTTACTGCCTTGGCTCTCCACTGGCCTCGTCCTTCTACCCATTGCGGGCACCGTAGTATCATGTGCTCCGGGTTCTGTGACGGGTAGTCATACTGGCATGCTGGGCTGTGTACGTCCGGGACTTTCCTTCTATgtaggtaggcccttaacccgatgtgttcggacctaatCTGTATCGCgatgcttgcttcggcccttgttagGTCACGGTAGAGTAGGTAGTTATGTCTCTGGAAGGGGCGTAAGGCTGGGGGTCCTCGATTTGGCAGGGGATTCTCTTTCCATTCCTGTTCCCAAAGGCAGCCCGCCACCTGCTCTGCGAGGCTTTGCGTCTTTGCCTTGTTGCCCTTTTTCCTCCGTGCcttttcctcctcctccttcctctCTAGCCACTCCTAGGTTCGCTTAACGACTTCAAACGTGCGTAGGTCGTCTTGCTTTTGGCTTTGACGTGCCCTAAGGCTAGGCAGTCGGTCGTACCTCCTAGCGATCTTCTCCGTAGAGTCCCGAATAGCTTGTTATACTAaataatccgccgtcttcctaGCGTATTGGATCCTCATTCCCTTAATGTAATGTTTGATCGGGGGGGACCCTGTCTCTACCTCCGCTACTCTCGTTAGCGTTGTCTTATAGGCTCCTAGTATCCGTCTAAGGTTCGCGGCCTACGTCCGGTTTAGGGGTCCCTCTATCCGCTTCGGGATTGGTTTGCCTGCTCCTCCTATCCCCTATATCTAGGCCCCGTAGAGCATTACTAGTTTTACGATCGTCTTGTATATAATCCTTGCCTTATTAAACGTAGCTCCCTATATTAACGTTGTGAGTCTAGTTATTATGGCCTCGTTAACCTAGGCTCTGTTCTAGGCTTTCCTGATCTAGGGGTTCTAGCTAAGCTTAGGGTCTAGCTAGATTCCTAGGACTCGTAATTCGGGAGAGGGCTTCGTTACGTAACCCTAGATAGTTACCGttgcttatatattatagtaggttcttgccttactaaagtagataagctagtacttttCCGGGGCGAAACGGGCGCCGTGTCGACGTACCTATTCCTCGTATACCTCGTGTCTTTTAATAAGTAGCCGGTAGTTTTCTTCGGTCGTCGTTAACTAGGCTAAGATGTTCGTATCGTCGACGAACCCTAAGGCCGACGTTTATAGTAAGGTAAGTCGTAGGATTAGGTCCGCTATAAAGATTAAGAAGAGGATCGGGGATAGTATTAAGCCCTAGGGGATCCCGTATTCTATGTGTATAAATTGCCCTCCTTACGCTTCCTAAGGACAATCTACGTTGTTCTCTCCTTAAGGAAGGAGTTTACAAAACTTATTACCTACCGCGGGATTCCTTTTTACCGTAGGATATAGAGGAGTCGCTCGTAGGAGACGTTATCGAATACCCCTAAGATATCGAGAGACAATAGTAATGTAACCCTGTTccgtctatagtactagagagtGTAAATCTGTTCGGTAATAAGCTCTATAGCCGTTAGGGTGGATCGTTTGCTCCTACTACCTATCTATGTCTCTAGGAGTAGGTTGTTGTCCTCGACGAGCTATATAATTCTTCTTactacgaccttctctagtatctttCTAATTATATTTAGGAGTACGATCGGCCTATAGGACTTTAGCTttatatagtcttccttctatagcttctTTAGGACGACTATAAGGGACCGCCTAAATGGCCGTAGGTGGTACCCCTTACGTAGGTAAGCCGTAAATAGTTCGGCGAAGTATAGGGCGACTTCTTCTTTATATTCTTTAAGGAGGAGGTTTAGGATTCCGTCGGGTCCCGGGGCCTTACGGCCCtttagctttcctataatcTCCTTTATCTCCTCCCCGTCTACTGTCTAGTATATATCGAGTAGCTCCGGGTAGATCGTTCCCTCTATGTCCGTTAGGTCGGCCGTTAACTATGTCGTAAAGAAGTGGTCGGCGAACGCCTTCGCCTTCCCTTCCGGCGTTGTCTATATTATACCTATCGTATCCTAGATTAGAGGGAAGTGCGGTGTCCTGTCCCCGTCTCCGGCCCTTACCTACTTTATAAGCCGCTATATCTGCTCCGGGTTCTCTATTACGAGACCTATAGTTACCCTCTAGTCTTGTCGCTTATCTCGTCGTATTTATGCCTTCTTTGCCTGACTTACATCCTAGTACTCGTCCTACGCTTCTTAGCTTTGCTCCTTCGTCTATTTTCGCCTTGCCCTCCTTACGTCCTTGACTTTAGCTAAGTACTCTAGGGTATAGAAGGGCTTATAGTACTTCGAGGGCCTTATTTCTAGTGTATGTTCCTCGGCCGCCTGCTATATCGTCGTTATTATCTGTTCTACCGTGCTATTAAGCTCGGCTTCCGTCTCCCCGATACTAGTGTTATTTAGGTGCTATTTAAGTAGATTCCGGATCTCCTCTTAGGGAGCTTTTTTCTAGTTAAGGCGCTTTTTACCCCGAAGCTCCTCTTCTATCCCCGTCGCTATCGTTGTCTAGATAGGGATGTAGTCTGACCCTACCTCTAGGGTAAGGTTAGGTCTATACTCTACTAGCCTTGTTACTACGTCCCTCGATAggaagtataggtcgatagTACTCGCGCTTATTCttgccttctacgtctctataccctcTAGGGTTACGAGCTCTATATCTCTACTTTCCGTAATCTCTAGGagcttactacctagatatacgtaAGGGGGGGGGGTGAATTCTAGACCCTacgttaggtagtagaggttgaagTCGCCTAGGAGGATATAGTTTATGTCCCCTTAGTCGAGTACCTAGTTAAgtcgtactagcgtaccgAGGTCTCTACTCGTTCTTCCCTAAGGAGGAGGGTTATAGACGTTGtatatctagataggtcCTTGACTCGTAGTGATTTGGATAGTCGTAATGTCTCCTTGACTCCCTTCCGGGTGCGAGATTACCTTCTAGGCGTCCGTACGTAATACTTTActaacgtatatatatatccttaGGGTATAGCCTATAGCTCCCtcgatagctatatagtaccGTAGGTCGGtataggtagtaggtctTCGAGTGTATAGGTTTATCTATAGCTCTTATATCGCTACGATATAATGCCTTTAGTCGTCGAGTTCCTAGAGGAAGTAGAGCTAAACCTTATCCTTGCTTttgttaacgtta
This genomic window from Fulvia fulva chromosome 4, complete sequence contains:
- a CDS encoding Cytochrome c oxidase subunit 4, mitochondrial, whose product is MFLRRAAPALTKRVVFQPAIRRSFAVSARKWETKANPKIGEPSSELKPFEGEGRDGRSKMKRNITSERDLMPQGGKPGTIPTDLEQATGLERLEILGKMQGVDVFDMRPLDASRKGTLEDPIIVKSFGDEQYIGCTGYPVDSHVVIWLTTSRDRPIERCPECGSVYKMEYVGPQDDGHGHHDDHGHADTDGSHNFEGEPKTMADFIKPEYR